In one Geoglobus acetivorans genomic region, the following are encoded:
- a CDS encoding DUF5591 domain-containing protein, with the protein MRFRIEKQDGFARLGKIGEYTTPHLIDIRDEDEVEFFEALTERRPPEAVRRILPETYKAFLKSGMIRKAVTGNELPKDKIEIILEAGKGAKPLYVPAIALPWNAALLIYAGADILDNALSLKKAYEGIYLTEAGELKIESLKELPCSCEACMNREQYRNDFEFLSEHNTLILQKEVKLARTALRNESLRELAEMRVKASPETTSMLRIFDRVSDIPFARFRKSSVYPNSEDSFFRPDFRYYFERLYETYDPKSHIALLLPCSARKPYMLSKSHRRIRSALGSALKGVNEVIISSPFISPREFELLYPIAFYDTPTTGVWSDWEVDFVAEKLAGLLNRFERVVAYLHGGYRKVAEKAGDMAGKDIKFFEDLKDLRRVLDNEEKENFDLYKEIFRHMTRYQFGVEFEIDRVRGRYPELEFLRGERVARIDPRYGNLDIYAPLATYLKEAGSYTVEIAEFEVKGTIFSQGVLNADEKIRPNDVVVYYNSITTGVGQAVIPGKYMGEVDGRAITSRRKIK; encoded by the coding sequence ATGAGATTCAGGATTGAAAAACAGGACGGCTTTGCAAGGCTCGGGAAAATTGGGGAGTACACAACTCCCCACCTTATAGACATCAGAGATGAGGATGAAGTTGAATTTTTTGAAGCCCTTACAGAAAGGAGACCTCCTGAGGCCGTCAGAAGAATTCTTCCAGAAACTTACAAAGCATTTCTAAAAAGCGGGATGATCAGAAAGGCCGTTACAGGCAATGAGCTTCCGAAAGATAAAATTGAAATTATTCTCGAAGCGGGAAAAGGCGCCAAGCCGCTCTATGTTCCAGCCATCGCACTTCCCTGGAATGCTGCATTACTCATCTATGCCGGAGCAGACATCCTGGATAACGCACTTTCCCTGAAAAAAGCTTATGAGGGGATTTATCTAACAGAAGCGGGAGAATTAAAGATAGAAAGCTTGAAAGAGCTGCCATGCAGCTGCGAAGCATGCATGAACAGAGAGCAGTACAGAAACGATTTTGAGTTTCTCTCCGAGCATAACACGCTGATCCTCCAGAAGGAGGTCAAGCTCGCCAGAACTGCGTTGAGAAATGAATCGCTGAGAGAGCTCGCTGAGATGAGGGTGAAAGCCAGTCCCGAAACCACGTCAATGCTGAGAATTTTCGACAGAGTTTCGGACATCCCATTTGCGAGGTTCAGGAAATCCTCCGTGTACCCCAACTCCGAGGACTCATTTTTCAGGCCTGATTTCAGGTATTACTTTGAGAGGCTTTACGAGACCTACGATCCGAAGTCACATATAGCCCTGCTTCTACCCTGCTCTGCAAGAAAGCCGTACATGCTTTCAAAGTCCCACAGGAGAATCAGAAGCGCTCTCGGTTCAGCCCTGAAAGGAGTAAATGAGGTAATAATCTCATCCCCTTTCATTTCACCAAGGGAATTCGAGCTCCTATACCCAATAGCATTTTACGACACCCCCACAACGGGGGTATGGAGCGACTGGGAGGTCGATTTTGTTGCCGAAAAGCTGGCAGGGCTGCTAAATCGCTTTGAAAGGGTTGTTGCATATCTCCACGGCGGATACAGAAAGGTAGCTGAAAAAGCGGGAGATATGGCCGGAAAGGACATCAAATTCTTTGAAGACCTGAAGGACCTCAGGAGGGTGCTCGATAATGAAGAGAAGGAGAACTTCGACCTGTACAAGGAGATTTTCAGACACATGACGAGATACCAGTTCGGCGTAGAGTTCGAAATCGACAGGGTGAGGGGCAGATATCCCGAACTCGAGTTCCTCCGGGGTGAGAGGGTAGCGAGAATTGACCCGAGGTACGGAAATCTGGACATCTACGCTCCCCTTGCGACCTATCTGAAAGAGGCCGGCAGTTACACGGTGGAAATAGCCGAATTTGAGGTAAAGGGAACCATCTTCTCCCAGGGGGTGCTGAATGCTGACGAAAAAATCAGGCCAAACGATGTGGTGGTGTATTACAACAGCATAACCACGGGTGTTGGCCAGGCAGTTATCCCCGGAAAATATATGGGTGAGGTCGACGGTAGAGCCATAACAAGCAGGAGGAAGATAAAATGA
- the tgtA gene encoding tRNA guanosine(15) transglycosylase TgtA, which produces MRFEITAKDAMGRVGKLHTPHGVVETPALMPVINPNIRFIPPADMKRYGAEILITNSYIIYRSRKLRETALEKGLHGLLGVDIPVMTDSGSFQLMVYGDVEITNSEIVQFQNEIKSDIVTPLDIPTPPDAEYSTAMSDLEETLRREREAEEIHESYGHENLLSIPVQGSTHIELRKLSAMEANGINGDVFAIGAVVPLLDSYRFADVARIVLTSKSILTPTKPVHLFGAGHPMIFALFTAMGIDLFDSAAYALFAKDDRYLTPYGTLKLEEIQYFPCSCPVCLNHTPEELRKMNKNERAYLIAEHNLYTSFEEIRRVKQAIKSNELFELVERRIRAHPYLIQAWREIRNHLELLERHDPSAKKVFFYLGRESAFRPAVKRHQERVLQVEIEKDEIVISSDTGIPADFYLRPVFGVVPAELMESYPAGHAETYDDLEDEAYIVAAEGLKKFMDANRDKKIRLVVDDKWRRYLNEIQD; this is translated from the coding sequence ATGCGTTTTGAAATAACCGCAAAGGATGCTATGGGCAGAGTCGGGAAGCTCCACACCCCCCACGGGGTTGTCGAGACTCCCGCTTTAATGCCGGTTATAAACCCCAACATCAGGTTCATTCCGCCAGCAGACATGAAAAGATACGGTGCCGAGATTCTCATCACGAACTCATACATCATATACAGAAGCAGAAAGCTCAGGGAAACCGCTCTGGAAAAAGGGCTGCATGGACTTCTCGGTGTGGACATCCCCGTGATGACAGACAGTGGAAGCTTCCAGCTAATGGTGTACGGCGATGTGGAGATAACCAATTCCGAAATCGTGCAATTCCAGAATGAGATAAAGAGCGATATTGTAACCCCCCTCGACATTCCCACTCCTCCGGACGCTGAATACAGTACTGCCATGAGCGACCTTGAGGAGACGCTGAGGAGGGAGAGAGAGGCAGAGGAGATCCATGAGAGCTACGGACACGAAAATCTGCTCTCAATTCCCGTACAGGGTTCAACGCACATCGAACTCAGAAAGCTTTCTGCCATGGAAGCGAACGGGATAAACGGAGACGTTTTCGCAATAGGCGCTGTCGTTCCACTTCTCGACTCATACAGGTTCGCAGATGTGGCAAGAATCGTTCTCACCAGCAAGTCCATCTTAACTCCAACAAAACCCGTCCACCTATTTGGTGCCGGGCATCCGATGATATTTGCGCTGTTCACGGCTATGGGGATTGATCTATTCGATTCAGCCGCCTATGCACTATTTGCAAAGGACGATCGATACCTCACCCCCTACGGGACCCTGAAACTCGAGGAAATTCAGTACTTCCCCTGTTCATGTCCTGTATGCCTCAACCACACTCCTGAAGAACTCAGGAAAATGAACAAGAACGAGAGGGCATACCTCATAGCGGAACACAACCTTTACACAAGCTTTGAAGAGATAAGAAGGGTCAAGCAGGCAATAAAGAGCAATGAACTTTTCGAACTTGTGGAGCGCAGAATAAGGGCACACCCCTATCTGATTCAGGCGTGGAGAGAGATCAGGAACCATCTCGAGTTGCTGGAGAGACATGACCCCTCTGCAAAAAAGGTGTTCTTTTACCTGGGAAGAGAGAGCGCTTTCAGGCCTGCTGTAAAGAGACACCAGGAACGGGTCCTGCAGGTTGAAATCGAAAAAGATGAAATCGTGATTTCCTCAGACACAGGCATTCCGGCAGATTTTTACCTGAGACCCGTATTTGGAGTTGTGCCTGCGGAGCTCATGGAGAGCTATCCCGCTGGACATGCCGAGACGTATGACGATCTCGAAGATGAAGCATATATCGTGGCAGCAGAGGGATTGAAAAAATTCATGGATGCCAACAGGGATAAAAAGATCAGGCTTGTTGTTGACGATAAATGGAGGAGATACCTGAATGAGATTCAGGATTGA
- a CDS encoding cytochrome c biogenesis protein CcsA, producing the protein MRKIAAIAVVAVLMFTFAVYAAMNLPPSPSPILKDNYRIIFFHLPSAIGSFFAFTVTMAASIMYLIRRDYRYDLIAKNFAVAGFYLITAALISGSIWANVAWGSFWNWDPRETAVLITWFVYAAYHALRQSIDAPDDRARISAIYSIFAYVTIPFSYFSSQIFFSLHPKVESISLEIGMPLGIAITSFILLVVAYAAINYRLDRFEEVILNE; encoded by the coding sequence ATGCGAAAAATAGCAGCTATCGCAGTAGTTGCGGTGTTGATGTTCACCTTTGCAGTGTACGCAGCAATGAACCTTCCGCCCTCACCTTCGCCCATCCTGAAAGATAACTACAGGATAATATTCTTCCACCTGCCATCGGCCATAGGATCCTTTTTTGCGTTCACGGTAACAATGGCTGCCTCGATCATGTATCTCATCAGACGGGATTACAGGTACGATTTGATCGCCAAAAACTTTGCCGTTGCGGGCTTTTATCTCATCACTGCCGCACTCATAAGCGGGAGTATCTGGGCCAACGTCGCATGGGGATCATTCTGGAACTGGGATCCAAGGGAGACGGCAGTCCTGATAACATGGTTCGTTTACGCAGCGTATCATGCCCTGAGGCAGAGCATAGATGCGCCCGACGACAGGGCAAGAATCTCAGCCATATACTCAATCTTCGCCTACGTAACGATTCCATTCAGCTACTTCAGCTCGCAGATCTTCTTTTCCCTGCACCCCAAGGTCGAAAGCATCAGTCTCGAAATAGGAATGCCGCTGGGAATTGCAATAACCTCGTTCATACTTCTTGTTGTTGCTTACGCCGCAATAAATTACAGGCTTGATAGATTTGAGGAGGTGATCTTGAATGAGTGA
- the ilvA gene encoding threonine ammonia-lyase, with translation MREDILLLVKKIFEGSQEARKIVSEHAYTTPVEYSHELSRLTGGKIHLKLENLQKTGSFKIRGALYKVSRLAGSVSGIVTASAGNHAQGVAYASSVFGLPCIVVMPESASITKIEAVKNFGAEVILHGKIYDDSEQKAIEIAEEREYAFIHPFDDPDVISGQGTIAWEMVEQISKIDTVIVPLGGGGLISGISTVMKNLTDSVEIIGVEPENVPKFAESLKLGRIAVTEVKPTIADGLATKRPGKNTFMVVRSLVDEIVTVNEDEIARAIHYLLEKEKVLAEGAGAAGVAALLGNKVDVRGKNVAVVISGGNIDLTAIYKLIIRALANSGKLAVIYGFVPDSPGNLSEVTGIIARHRGNIIDVIHHREDLRAPAWHTALKIVFEVESSQVVEKILAELESRGYRFEKM, from the coding sequence GTGAGAGAAGACATACTGTTACTGGTTAAAAAAATTTTTGAAGGCTCGCAGGAAGCGAGAAAAATTGTTTCGGAACACGCATACACCACTCCGGTTGAATACAGCCATGAACTCAGTAGGCTGACCGGAGGAAAAATTCACCTCAAACTTGAAAACCTTCAGAAGACTGGAAGCTTCAAAATACGGGGTGCCCTTTACAAGGTCAGCAGGCTTGCAGGAAGCGTCTCAGGCATTGTGACAGCATCAGCCGGAAACCACGCACAGGGCGTGGCATACGCATCCTCCGTTTTTGGTCTTCCGTGCATAGTGGTGATGCCGGAATCTGCAAGCATAACAAAAATCGAAGCAGTGAAAAATTTCGGCGCTGAGGTGATACTGCACGGAAAAATATACGATGATTCCGAGCAGAAAGCAATCGAGATAGCTGAAGAGAGAGAATATGCGTTCATCCATCCATTTGATGATCCGGATGTGATTTCAGGACAGGGAACCATAGCCTGGGAAATGGTCGAACAGATAAGTAAAATAGACACTGTAATCGTCCCATTGGGAGGTGGGGGACTCATATCTGGCATTTCGACAGTGATGAAGAATCTCACAGACAGTGTGGAGATTATTGGCGTGGAACCTGAAAACGTACCCAAATTTGCAGAGTCCCTGAAGCTTGGCAGAATTGCGGTTACAGAGGTGAAACCAACAATAGCCGATGGTCTTGCCACAAAGAGACCTGGCAAAAACACGTTCATGGTCGTGAGATCCCTTGTAGATGAAATAGTAACGGTGAATGAAGACGAAATTGCGAGAGCCATCCACTATCTCCTCGAAAAAGAGAAGGTTCTTGCCGAGGGTGCCGGCGCTGCTGGAGTTGCGGCCCTTCTCGGAAACAAAGTAGATGTCAGAGGAAAAAATGTGGCAGTGGTCATCTCAGGAGGAAACATAGACCTCACCGCAATTTACAAGCTGATTATCAGAGCGCTTGCCAATTCAGGCAAGCTTGCCGTCATATATGGATTCGTTCCCGACTCTCCCGGAAATCTCAGCGAGGTTACGGGGATAATAGCAAGACACAGGGGTAACATCATAGATGTGATCCACCACAGAGAGGATCTGCGGGCCCCGGCATGGCACACAGCACTGAAAATAGTTTTCGAGGTGGAATCGTCTCAGGTGGTGGAAAAAATCCTTGCTGAACTGGAAAGCAGGGGATATCGCTTCGAAAAAATGTGA
- a CDS encoding tRNA uridine(34) 5-carboxymethylaminomethyl modification radical SAM/GNAT enzyme Elp3: MTDAALREIALEIAKVGRVDKREIARIKKKVAKKYSLSTIPSDADVLKAIRGEPLYEKLREILRLKPVRTISGVAVVSVMTSPAPCPHGKCIPCPGGVEFNTPQSYIGFEPAAQRGRQHDYDSFRQVTSRLSELKEIGHDVDKVEIIVMGGTFPAREEEYKRKFILGIFSALNSFEGEKKLYSDLEQAKKDNERSKARCVGMTFETRPDYAKEEHIIEMLRFGGTKVELGVQSVYDDVLEKIQRGHTVRDVAEATKRLRDSAFKVGYHIMPGLPGSDFERDLKMFRILFENPDFRPDYLKIYPTLVVRGTQLYEMYEKGEYTPYTTEEVVELVARAKKYIPEYVRIQRIQRDIPVDRAIGLDKGNIRQLIHERLRELGYSCRCIRCREAGHRLKEYMEKDFEEVVRKYEANNGKEFLISFEDSSREILVGFIRLRFPDEPFIQELYNTALIRELHVYGKAVGIGDRDEKAFQHRGFGERLLSLAEEIAGEHYDRIAVISGVGVREYYRKHGYRKEFEYMVKKL, encoded by the coding sequence ATGACTGACGCAGCACTGAGAGAGATTGCCCTCGAAATTGCAAAAGTCGGGAGAGTGGACAAGAGGGAGATAGCCAGGATCAAGAAGAAGGTTGCCAAAAAGTACTCACTCTCAACGATTCCTTCTGATGCAGATGTTCTGAAAGCCATTAGAGGTGAGCCGCTTTACGAAAAGCTGAGGGAGATTCTCAGGCTGAAACCCGTGAGAACGATAAGCGGTGTTGCTGTTGTGAGCGTGATGACCTCTCCCGCCCCTTGCCCGCATGGGAAGTGCATCCCCTGTCCAGGAGGCGTGGAATTCAACACCCCCCAGAGCTACATTGGATTTGAGCCTGCTGCACAGAGAGGCAGGCAGCATGACTATGATTCTTTCAGACAGGTAACATCAAGGCTGAGTGAGCTTAAGGAGATCGGCCACGACGTGGATAAGGTCGAGATTATCGTCATGGGCGGCACGTTCCCGGCAAGAGAGGAAGAGTACAAACGAAAGTTCATTCTCGGAATTTTCTCAGCTTTGAACAGCTTTGAAGGCGAGAAAAAGCTCTACAGCGACCTTGAACAGGCAAAGAAAGATAACGAGAGGTCAAAGGCGAGATGTGTCGGCATGACGTTCGAAACGAGGCCAGATTACGCTAAAGAGGAACATATTATCGAGATGCTCAGGTTTGGCGGGACAAAGGTGGAGCTTGGGGTGCAGAGCGTTTATGACGACGTGCTTGAAAAAATTCAGAGAGGGCATACTGTTCGGGATGTTGCAGAAGCGACGAAGAGATTGAGAGATTCGGCATTCAAGGTCGGATATCACATCATGCCCGGTCTGCCGGGTTCCGACTTTGAGAGAGATCTGAAAATGTTCAGAATTCTTTTCGAAAATCCCGATTTCAGGCCAGACTATCTGAAGATCTATCCAACCCTTGTCGTCAGGGGCACCCAGCTCTACGAGATGTATGAAAAGGGCGAATACACACCATACACCACCGAAGAGGTCGTGGAGCTTGTAGCAAGGGCAAAGAAGTACATACCCGAATACGTAAGGATTCAGCGTATTCAGAGAGATATTCCCGTTGACCGGGCAATCGGGCTGGACAAGGGAAACATCAGGCAGCTAATCCACGAGAGGTTGAGGGAGCTTGGATATTCATGCAGGTGCATAAGGTGCAGGGAAGCAGGACACAGGCTGAAGGAATACATGGAAAAAGACTTCGAGGAGGTAGTGAGAAAGTATGAGGCGAATAACGGGAAGGAATTCTTAATTTCATTCGAGGATTCGTCCCGGGAAATTCTTGTCGGGTTCATAAGACTCAGATTCCCGGACGAACCATTCATACAGGAACTTTATAATACTGCCCTGATCAGAGAGCTGCACGTCTACGGAAAAGCCGTTGGGATTGGAGACAGGGACGAGAAAGCTTTCCAGCACAGAGGCTTTGGAGAGAGGTTGCTGAGCCTGGCAGAGGAAATAGCCGGAGAACACTACGACAGGATAGCAGTTATAAGTGGTGTGGGTGTAAGAGAGTATTACAGAAAACATGGATACAGAAAGGAATTCGAATACATGGTGAAAAAACTTTAA
- a CDS encoding DUF1648 domain-containing protein produces the protein MISKKIHPEPLSRRGRFFAGLILLGFAGIWILAIYAYQTLPDTIPTHFNFGGKPDSYGDKSTWLILPAAFSIAPLMFLLIAKYRFTIINNHPYLINLPAFFMIMDRIPVEKRAWWVNKYFEVLLGLGAVMTFYFFAIEYGIYAGTVAGAMPEWFLPVTLGAIPVLILGFMAFLKKLSAEIAEETKI, from the coding sequence ATGATATCCAAAAAAATCCATCCAGAACCGCTCTCCCGGAGAGGAAGGTTTTTTGCCGGGTTGATACTTCTCGGTTTTGCAGGAATCTGGATTCTTGCAATATATGCGTATCAAACTCTGCCCGATACTATTCCCACCCACTTCAACTTCGGGGGCAAACCAGATAGCTACGGAGACAAAAGTACCTGGCTGATTTTGCCCGCTGCATTTAGCATTGCCCCTCTAATGTTCCTCCTTATCGCGAAATACAGATTTACCATCATCAACAACCATCCGTACCTAATTAATCTACCAGCATTCTTCATGATTATGGATCGAATTCCTGTAGAAAAAAGAGCGTGGTGGGTAAACAAATATTTCGAGGTTCTGCTGGGCCTTGGTGCTGTTATGACATTCTACTTTTTTGCAATCGAGTATGGTATCTATGCAGGAACTGTTGCAGGTGCAATGCCAGAATGGTTTTTGCCTGTAACTTTAGGAGCCATACCAGTACTGATTCTTGGCTTCATGGCCTTTCTTAAGAAGCTTTCCGCTGAAATTGCAGAAGAGACCAAAATCTAA
- a CDS encoding Yip1 family protein, whose amino-acid sequence MRLITDPDRFFEDLKNRDINLKRPLAVVSALSILVSAYQYLLMSKLAQAIPEDLATFFVAGAYIGIIGSFTGMFAVWVIMAIVMHGLSAFFGGKGSFRRTFEFIGYGFLPSLVGSLITVPVSAYYLMNAEIPKIDLAQLQNPDAVGDIILSFIPRDVVYSNLIINLAVTVWGLVIWTFAVKHARGVELRKAFICALIPTVLFGIYQIWNLTKLL is encoded by the coding sequence ATGAGGCTGATTACAGATCCAGACAGGTTCTTTGAAGACCTGAAGAACAGGGACATCAACCTGAAAAGACCTCTGGCAGTGGTGTCTGCCCTCTCAATCCTGGTTTCAGCATATCAGTACTTGCTCATGTCAAAGCTTGCACAGGCAATTCCTGAAGATCTGGCCACATTTTTCGTAGCTGGAGCATACATAGGGATAATCGGTTCGTTTACTGGAATGTTTGCAGTCTGGGTAATTATGGCGATAGTTATGCACGGATTATCGGCATTCTTCGGCGGCAAGGGTTCATTCAGGAGGACTTTCGAGTTCATCGGCTACGGATTCTTACCTTCGCTGGTGGGTTCGTTGATAACAGTCCCAGTGTCGGCATATTACCTGATGAACGCAGAGATTCCAAAGATAGACCTTGCTCAGCTTCAAAATCCCGATGCAGTGGGGGACATAATACTTTCATTTATACCCAGAGATGTCGTTTACTCAAACCTGATAATCAACCTTGCAGTAACCGTCTGGGGACTGGTAATCTGGACGTTCGCAGTAAAGCACGCACGAGGGGTTGAACTGAGAAAAGCTTTCATCTGTGCTTTGATTCCGACTGTGTTGTTTGGCATTTATCAGATATGGAACCTTACAAAACTGCTGTGA
- a CDS encoding stage II sporulation protein M, with translation MTLILGGFIFGIPTFTNIFSNGYMFGVIFAVYIKAFRIDQFLLLILPHGIFEIPAIIIAGAAGFKIPYEIVRYLAGKKETILTKEDIKEYLTFALISIILIVIAAWIEANVTLKIAEAMLNSTNGFNR, from the coding sequence ATGACTTTAATTCTTGGCGGTTTCATCTTCGGGATTCCTACCTTTACTAATATTTTTTCGAATGGATACATGTTTGGGGTCATTTTTGCAGTTTACATAAAAGCCTTTAGAATTGATCAATTTCTGTTGCTGATCTTACCACACGGCATCTTCGAAATTCCGGCAATAATCATAGCCGGAGCTGCCGGCTTCAAAATCCCATATGAAATTGTAAGGTATTTGGCTGGCAAGAAAGAAACGATTCTAACAAAAGAAGACATAAAAGAATACCTGACCTTTGCGTTAATCTCCATAATATTAATCGTAATCGCAGCGTGGATAGAGGCGAACGTAACGCTGAAAATCGCAGAAGCAATGCTGAATTCGACAAATGGTTTTAATCGATAA
- a CDS encoding helix-turn-helix transcriptional regulator has product MMCSEVSRILDFAANDRVLEILEAIEREEISDLKKCYPRSTLHYTIQKLKRANLIERRIHRYELTQLGITYLKMIRKFHRCLDRFHNLMDKFPDHRIELPEDFVLRLDELGEFDVVESQNTDVLRPHRIVLGQILRSKEVRGIVPILYPDYPTVFREVVSKVDLLEIIVTEDVWKLVEKYDHVEEHTGKFRVYLADKHPCISLIVTDTFFSAGFYRRSGDFDFWRLLISNDKSATRFGRDLFEHYRRISQRVL; this is encoded by the coding sequence ATGATGTGTTCAGAGGTCTCCAGGATTCTCGATTTCGCAGCAAATGATAGAGTGTTGGAGATTCTCGAAGCGATTGAGAGGGAGGAAATTTCGGACCTGAAAAAATGCTACCCGAGATCGACTTTACACTACACAATTCAGAAGCTGAAAAGAGCAAATCTGATTGAAAGGAGAATACATAGGTACGAACTCACCCAACTGGGCATAACGTACCTGAAAATGATTAGAAAATTTCACAGATGTCTTGACAGATTCCACAACCTTATGGACAAATTTCCCGATCACAGAATAGAACTTCCAGAGGACTTCGTTCTCAGGTTGGACGAACTTGGTGAATTTGATGTTGTGGAATCGCAAAATACGGATGTTCTGAGGCCCCACAGGATTGTATTGGGCCAGATCCTGCGCTCGAAGGAGGTAAGGGGGATAGTCCCCATACTCTATCCAGATTATCCTACTGTCTTCAGGGAGGTCGTAAGTAAGGTTGACCTTCTTGAGATCATCGTAACGGAAGATGTGTGGAAGCTTGTGGAAAAGTATGACCATGTCGAAGAACATACCGGCAAATTTCGCGTGTATCTGGCTGATAAACATCCATGTATATCTCTCATAGTCACAGACACTTTCTTTTCGGCCGGATTTTATCGGAGATCGGGAGACTTCGATTTCTGGAGGCTGTTGATTTCAAATGACAAATCAGCGACCAGATTTGGAAGGGACCTGTTTGAGCATTACAGGCGCATATCCCAGAGGGTGCTTTAA
- a CDS encoding NAD-dependent deacylase codes for MHVENTVEGLLELIKSCNGELVALTGAGISADSGIPTFRGKDGLWNKYRPEELATPEAFRKDPVLVWKWYAWRMNLVFNAEPNDAHIALALLERKGLLKAIVTQNVDNLHERAGSRNVIHLHGRIDEVRCTGCGRVGRLEKAPETIPPLCGCGALMRPNVVWFGEPLPAEALNLAVELCSQNSVIVIGTSAVVYPAAQLPYYAKKAGKTVIEVNPEITPLSDLADLSIRQRAGDAFRQIRAILEAGDSP; via the coding sequence ATGCATGTTGAAAACACAGTGGAGGGGTTGCTGGAACTCATAAAATCCTGCAATGGTGAGCTTGTGGCCCTAACGGGTGCAGGCATATCTGCGGACAGCGGGATACCGACGTTCAGGGGGAAGGACGGCCTCTGGAATAAATACCGGCCTGAAGAACTTGCGACTCCAGAGGCGTTCAGAAAAGACCCCGTGCTTGTGTGGAAATGGTACGCATGGAGGATGAATCTCGTGTTCAACGCAGAGCCCAATGACGCACATATTGCTCTGGCACTTCTCGAGAGAAAGGGTCTGCTGAAAGCCATCGTAACCCAGAACGTGGACAATCTGCACGAAAGGGCGGGAAGCAGGAATGTCATCCATCTTCATGGCAGGATTGATGAGGTAAGGTGTACGGGGTGTGGCAGGGTTGGGAGACTGGAAAAGGCCCCGGAAACGATTCCGCCTCTGTGTGGCTGCGGAGCATTGATGAGGCCGAACGTCGTGTGGTTTGGAGAGCCTTTACCTGCTGAAGCACTCAATCTCGCAGTCGAGCTGTGCAGTCAGAACAGCGTCATCGTAATCGGCACCTCAGCAGTGGTTTATCCAGCTGCACAGCTCCCGTATTACGCAAAAAAAGCTGGAAAAACAGTCATTGAGGTGAATCCAGAAATAACCCCTCTTTCAGACCTTGCAGATCTGTCCATAAGGCAGCGGGCTGGCGATGCTTTCAGGCAGATCAGAGCTATTTTAGAAGCGGGAGACTCCCCGTGA
- the pth2 gene encoding peptidyl-tRNA hydrolase Pth2 codes for MDSERSEYKQVIVVREDLQLSKGKLAVQVAHAAILGYEISERATREKWKLEGQKKIVLKVKNLENLMRIFDMARKNGLPTAYVKDAGLTEIPPGTITAVVVGPERSDRIDKITGSLPLLK; via the coding sequence ATGGATTCGGAGAGGAGTGAGTACAAGCAGGTAATCGTCGTAAGAGAAGATTTGCAGCTATCGAAAGGAAAGCTGGCAGTTCAGGTAGCCCATGCGGCCATTCTGGGTTATGAAATTTCAGAGAGAGCAACCAGAGAAAAGTGGAAGCTTGAAGGACAGAAAAAGATTGTTCTGAAGGTTAAAAATCTCGAGAATCTTATGAGGATATTTGACATGGCCAGAAAAAATGGTTTGCCGACTGCTTACGTGAAGGATGCGGGTCTCACCGAAATTCCACCAGGAACAATAACCGCCGTTGTTGTCGGCCCCGAAAGGAGCGACAGGATCGATAAAATCACGGGGAGTCTCCCGCTTCTAAAATAG
- a CDS encoding DUF5749 family beta-barrel protein — protein MDLICRFVFMDGKEIGESIDVYGDHLIIKSSDKFFGVPLSAVKEDGDGLVLEEFDEERAKEIGEKWMVEKSKPVSLEELEKYGFGEE, from the coding sequence ATGGACCTCATCTGCAGATTCGTGTTCATGGACGGGAAAGAAATCGGAGAGAGCATCGATGTCTATGGCGATCATCTGATAATAAAAAGCTCGGATAAGTTCTTTGGAGTCCCGCTGTCTGCTGTAAAAGAGGACGGTGATGGCCTGGTGCTCGAAGAATTCGACGAAGAAAGAGCAAAGGAGATTGGGGAAAAGTGGATGGTGGAAAAGTCCAAACCAGTGAGTTTAGAAGAGCTTGAGAAGTATGGATTCGGAGAGGAGTGA